One window of the Paraburkholderia sp. PGU19 genome contains the following:
- a CDS encoding amino acid ABC transporter permease: MQLLFETTVDGNLYINWLLSGLLWTVLLWLGAACIATVLGIVIGSGRTAQNTFFRTVSRSYVQVFRNIPLLLQAFLWYFVFPELLPSGLGSAIKNMPPPWASFIPALIAVGLYTGARVAEQVRSGIQALPRGQREAAHALGLSTYSTYACVLVPQALRTMAPSLTSEALALLKNTSVAMTIGLLDLTAQAQQMNEFTFRTFESFGIVTLVYFALSLGIYWIATLASVWCSPATKLATRSVKGSVR, translated from the coding sequence ATGCAACTGCTTTTCGAAACGACGGTCGACGGCAACCTTTATATCAACTGGTTGCTGTCAGGGCTTCTCTGGACGGTGCTGTTGTGGCTCGGTGCCGCATGCATTGCTACTGTTCTTGGAATCGTGATTGGGAGTGGACGGACTGCCCAAAACACATTCTTCCGAACAGTAAGCCGGTCCTACGTTCAGGTCTTCCGGAATATTCCGCTCCTGCTGCAGGCATTCCTTTGGTATTTCGTCTTCCCGGAGCTATTGCCGTCGGGGCTTGGCAGCGCAATCAAAAATATGCCGCCGCCATGGGCCAGTTTCATTCCCGCACTGATAGCAGTCGGTCTGTACACAGGAGCACGCGTTGCAGAGCAGGTTCGCTCGGGCATTCAGGCGCTGCCAAGAGGACAGCGAGAGGCCGCCCATGCGCTGGGACTCTCGACCTACAGCACATACGCATGTGTGCTTGTTCCGCAGGCTTTACGCACCATGGCTCCTTCGCTGACAAGTGAAGCGCTCGCGCTGTTGAAGAATACGTCCGTCGCAATGACGATTGGGCTACTCGACCTGACGGCGCAAGCTCAGCAGATGAACGAGTTCACGTTCCGTACGTTTGAGTCCTTTGGCATAGTGACATTGGTCTATTTCGCGCTATCGCTGGGCATCTACTGGATTGCGACTCTGGCATCTGTCTGGTGTTCGCCTGCTACCAAACTCGCGACGCGTTCAGTCAAAGGGAGTGTGCGATGA
- a CDS encoding aldehyde dehydrogenase family protein, whose amino-acid sequence MTVNSRTENLHAEVVLPKAGITGLLVNNEWRAPAKGNTLDVENPSRREKLATIGASDAEDVNAAVAAAKAAFPAWRRMASRSRGALLTELGNRVTANAEEIARVLAAESGNALRTQSRPEVLGAAEVLRYYGGVMAEQKGETLPLGPGLFSYTTREPLGVVGAIIPWNSPVVLAAVKIGMALGTGNTLVLKPAEDAPLAVIKIAELATELFPAGVFNLVTGTGIQAGASLSQHADVAKVSFTGSLEVGKLVAHAVADRIGRSTLELGGKSPCIVYPDAATPEYIDATVTGIINAMRFARQGQSCTAGSRLFVHKDVWDVVMPKVVEKVKAMKTGDALDETNDIGAIINEERYTAVRDFIKEAVDAGAEVLTGEVPPTLEDSKGFFPGPVIFAGVDNTWRVCKEEVFGPVLVAIPWTDEQEVIQWANDTVYGLAAYVFTNDITKALKATEQIDAGWLQVNRAGGQIPGMSYGGAKQSGIGAEYSIEGALEAYTSRKSVTINV is encoded by the coding sequence ATGACTGTGAACTCCCGTACTGAAAATCTGCATGCTGAAGTCGTCCTGCCGAAGGCAGGCATTACTGGTCTGCTCGTCAACAATGAATGGCGCGCACCGGCTAAGGGCAATACCCTCGACGTTGAGAATCCGTCGCGCCGTGAAAAGCTCGCGACCATTGGCGCGAGCGATGCTGAGGACGTGAACGCAGCCGTTGCTGCTGCGAAGGCGGCCTTCCCGGCATGGCGTCGCATGGCGTCGCGTTCCCGTGGCGCGCTGCTGACGGAACTGGGCAATCGCGTGACGGCAAACGCTGAAGAAATCGCACGTGTTCTCGCAGCCGAGAGTGGCAATGCTCTGCGCACCCAGAGTCGTCCGGAAGTGCTGGGCGCCGCTGAAGTGCTTCGCTACTACGGCGGCGTCATGGCTGAACAAAAGGGCGAAACACTGCCTTTGGGCCCGGGCCTGTTCAGCTACACCACGCGCGAGCCGCTCGGCGTCGTCGGCGCAATCATTCCTTGGAATTCGCCAGTCGTCCTGGCCGCTGTGAAAATCGGTATGGCGCTCGGCACGGGTAACACGCTCGTTCTGAAACCCGCAGAGGACGCGCCGCTGGCTGTTATCAAGATTGCAGAACTCGCGACTGAATTGTTCCCGGCAGGCGTGTTCAACCTGGTGACCGGCACAGGTATCCAAGCCGGCGCGTCGCTCTCGCAACACGCAGACGTCGCCAAAGTGTCCTTCACCGGCTCGCTGGAAGTCGGCAAGCTTGTGGCGCACGCTGTTGCAGACCGGATTGGCCGTTCCACCCTCGAACTCGGCGGGAAGAGCCCCTGCATCGTGTATCCGGACGCTGCAACGCCGGAATATATCGATGCGACGGTCACCGGCATCATCAATGCCATGCGTTTCGCCCGTCAGGGCCAGTCGTGTACCGCAGGTTCGCGTCTGTTCGTGCACAAAGACGTGTGGGATGTCGTGATGCCGAAGGTGGTCGAGAAAGTTAAGGCGATGAAGACCGGCGACGCGCTTGACGAAACCAACGACATCGGCGCCATCATCAACGAAGAGCGTTACACCGCTGTTCGAGATTTCATCAAGGAGGCGGTCGACGCCGGCGCTGAGGTGTTGACGGGTGAAGTTCCGCCGACGCTTGAAGATTCAAAGGGCTTTTTCCCCGGTCCGGTGATTTTTGCGGGTGTGGACAACACGTGGCGCGTTTGCAAGGAAGAAGTCTTCGGACCGGTTCTCGTTGCAATTCCCTGGACAGACGAGCAGGAAGTCATCCAATGGGCGAACGACACAGTCTACGGTCTGGCTGCCTACGTGTTCACGAACGACATCACCAAGGCGTTGAAGGCGACCGAGCAAATTGATGCTGGCTGGCTGCAGGTGAATCGCGCTGGTGGTCAGATTCCGGGCATGTCGTATGGCGGTGCGAAGCAGAGCGGCATCGGCGCCGAATATTCAATCGAAGGTGCGCTTGAGGCTTACACGTCGCGCAAGAGCGTGACGATTAACGTCTAA
- a CDS encoding amino acid ABC transporter permease, whose amino-acid sequence MTYDFGAIERALPYLGEGMVFTLKLTIFAFLGGLLMGTVLAVIRHVRVPVLDRIVWAYVTVMRSIPLIMVLFWFFFLVPLVLRQFSPGGMAVSISPQLTAFVTYTLFEAAYFCEIIRSGLLSVPRGQFEGAKAQGFSTFQSYTLVIVPQALKAVVPIMVTQAIILFQDTSLVYVLSLTDFVGAASKIAQRDGKLVEFYTFAAFIYFIICSGFAELADHLRHRRSLKSSVRTPSPSAATATS is encoded by the coding sequence ATGACATACGATTTTGGCGCCATCGAGCGCGCTCTTCCGTATCTTGGTGAGGGCATGGTCTTCACCCTGAAGCTGACGATATTTGCCTTTCTGGGTGGACTGCTGATGGGTACGGTACTCGCCGTTATCCGCCACGTTCGCGTTCCCGTACTTGACAGGATTGTGTGGGCGTATGTGACGGTGATGCGCTCCATTCCACTCATCATGGTGCTGTTCTGGTTTTTCTTCCTCGTCCCCCTGGTGCTACGGCAATTTAGTCCTGGCGGCATGGCGGTTTCCATAAGCCCTCAGTTGACTGCATTCGTGACCTACACGTTATTCGAGGCGGCATACTTCTGCGAAATCATCCGCTCGGGTTTGTTGTCTGTGCCTCGCGGCCAGTTTGAGGGCGCGAAAGCGCAGGGATTTTCGACATTCCAGTCCTACACGCTGGTAATCGTTCCGCAGGCGCTAAAGGCGGTTGTGCCGATTATGGTTACCCAAGCCATCATCCTCTTTCAGGACACGTCGCTCGTCTACGTGCTATCGCTCACGGACTTCGTTGGCGCAGCTTCGAAGATTGCGCAACGTGACGGGAAACTCGTCGAGTTCTATACGTTTGCAGCTTTCATCTATTTCATTATCTGCTCGGGTTTCGCGGAGCTTGCGGACCATTTGCGGCATCGCCGGTCGCTCAAAAGCTCTGTTCGAACGCCATCGCCGTCTGCTGCGACTGCTACAAGCTAA
- a CDS encoding LysR family transcriptional regulator, whose amino-acid sequence MLNLSRLHLLHELSVLGTISAVADAVHLTRPAVSQQLAQLEEELDTVLIERSGRGVQLTPAGRRLVARATDLFQMVEEIEAEVAAANVEVSGEVRMSAFGSLASSVVPLAIKALQDEHPQLSVLFTELEPSEGLRAAAAKQTDIAIVDDLVSAEALANVLEFIPLCVDHFDAVVSASHKLAGRKSIHLSDLAHERWALNQSAATYHTFLLNACFAGGFTPKVTTSSRNMAVTLEMVRTGGNVAVMPRLGLRHVEKDPDFSILPIDPVLNRRVFVALPKGTAKRPAVAAVLDALTLAAKEQD is encoded by the coding sequence ATGCTGAACCTCAGCCGTCTTCATTTGCTTCATGAACTGTCGGTGCTTGGCACCATCTCCGCGGTAGCGGACGCAGTCCACCTGACCAGGCCGGCGGTCTCGCAACAGCTCGCGCAACTGGAGGAAGAGCTGGACACGGTTCTGATTGAGCGGTCTGGCCGAGGAGTTCAGTTGACTCCCGCAGGACGGCGGCTCGTGGCGCGAGCGACAGACCTGTTCCAAATGGTCGAAGAAATTGAGGCCGAAGTGGCAGCAGCTAACGTCGAGGTTAGCGGTGAAGTGCGGATGTCGGCGTTTGGGTCATTGGCCAGCAGTGTGGTGCCGCTCGCAATCAAGGCCTTGCAGGATGAACATCCTCAGCTGAGCGTACTTTTCACGGAGCTGGAACCTTCTGAAGGGCTGCGAGCAGCGGCGGCGAAGCAGACAGATATCGCAATCGTCGACGACCTTGTGAGCGCAGAAGCACTGGCAAACGTACTCGAGTTCATCCCTTTGTGCGTCGACCATTTTGATGCAGTGGTGTCGGCAAGCCATAAGCTCGCCGGTCGAAAGTCCATTCATCTTTCAGACCTGGCCCACGAACGGTGGGCGTTAAACCAGTCTGCCGCTACGTATCACACGTTCCTGCTCAACGCGTGCTTTGCAGGTGGCTTCACGCCTAAGGTTACGACAAGTAGCCGAAACATGGCCGTCACGCTCGAGATGGTCCGAACCGGTGGAAACGTCGCGGTCATGCCGCGCCTTGGGCTTCGCCATGTTGAGAAGGACCCGGATTTTTCGATTCTTCCCATTGACCCCGTCCTCAACCGACGAGTCTTCGTTGCATTGCCTAAAGGCACAGCCAAGCGGCCAGCAGTGGCCGCGGTTCTTGACGCGCTTACGCTGGCTGCAAAAGAACAGGATTGA
- a CDS encoding UvrD-helicase domain-containing protein, whose translation MAQEWAPSAVGRFFTGGKNWSLSLFGDSPHLALGLDGRPRALYGEGTEARILMRRGLFWSSLTLEFAGERPIRLNGLPNRQFTALEVAVNDYRIAHGRIADVKVFKAAWEPISAWCQKADALFSEVGKRRRWLTAEEEQSLLQARPKVNLSIEELERLFREPHVHASVPYTAAQFDIEFWRKDCSEMIARLNRKHVESELVAQKELFDRLEKSALTEDQARAVVCFDNRVQVVAAAGSGKTSTMAAKAVYAVHQQFFRPDQILMLAFNADAAKELEARTTAAFARIGHPDVKVEGRTFHSIGLSIIGKATGRKPKVPDWAVDMQAGVLKLIELVDDLKDRSAVFRSRWDLFRLVFGRDLPQFGEASEADAWSNEGEGKVLTLRGEAVKSQEECTICNWLFYNGVDYLYERDYEYDTTTADHRQYAPDFFYPAIGLYHEHFALNAQGNPPAHFEGYLEGVRWKRSEHERRGTQLIETTSHQLRHGKWEQYLERELTTRGIILDPNPERLIPQGGRQPMPDVELVVLLRTFISHVKNNCLSTDALLLEAQSAQGDFFRNRHVRFLELAGPILTAWDSALAKEGGVDFDDMLNMAAAHVEAGRYDSPFCVVMADEFQDASRSRARLCRALVSRPGHFFFAVGDDWQAINRFAGADVTVMTRFKEWFGHGQTLKLEKTFRCPQELCDVSSRFVSKNPAQLKKQVRSDTAPVGPVVTAVQVNKRYELPDAIHRYLKELYRGLRDGTISPGRDGKLTVFVLGRYRNDKRYVPEGWSVRGGTAIQVTFSTMHSSKGAEADYVILPAMLKRGFPDRRTDDPVLAMAMPKGDTYPLSEERRLFYVALTRARRSVAMFTVKGESSPFLDELVSESAVKVTTVDGMAIEEVRCPACNTGVIVPRTSEYGTFLGCSAFPRCRYKPPRRRTGGATPQHIRPL comes from the coding sequence ATGGCTCAAGAATGGGCGCCCTCTGCAGTGGGGCGATTTTTCACGGGCGGGAAAAACTGGTCCCTAAGCCTATTCGGCGATAGCCCACATCTTGCCCTCGGTCTCGACGGCCGCCCGCGCGCCCTCTACGGTGAAGGGACCGAGGCTCGTATTCTGATGCGTCGCGGCCTGTTTTGGAGCAGCCTGACGCTTGAATTCGCCGGCGAGCGTCCCATCAGGCTCAACGGCCTGCCGAATCGGCAGTTCACTGCGCTGGAAGTAGCTGTCAATGATTACAGGATTGCGCACGGCCGCATTGCAGACGTAAAAGTCTTCAAGGCGGCATGGGAGCCCATAAGTGCCTGGTGTCAGAAGGCGGACGCGCTCTTTTCCGAGGTGGGGAAAAGACGGCGATGGCTTACCGCGGAAGAAGAACAATCGCTGCTACAGGCTCGACCTAAGGTCAACCTGAGCATCGAGGAACTGGAGCGTCTTTTCCGCGAGCCCCATGTTCATGCTTCGGTTCCTTATACGGCCGCCCAGTTCGACATCGAGTTCTGGCGAAAGGACTGCAGCGAGATGATTGCGCGCTTGAACCGCAAGCATGTCGAGAGCGAGTTGGTCGCGCAGAAAGAACTCTTCGACCGTTTAGAGAAAAGCGCTCTAACCGAAGACCAGGCCCGTGCGGTCGTTTGCTTCGACAACCGGGTTCAGGTCGTCGCCGCGGCCGGTTCTGGAAAGACTTCCACCATGGCGGCGAAAGCCGTCTATGCGGTCCATCAACAATTTTTCCGTCCGGACCAGATTCTGATGCTCGCCTTCAACGCCGACGCAGCAAAAGAGCTTGAGGCGCGCACGACGGCAGCTTTTGCTCGCATAGGACACCCCGATGTCAAAGTCGAGGGACGAACCTTTCACTCAATCGGTCTCTCCATCATCGGGAAAGCCACCGGCCGCAAGCCAAAGGTACCAGATTGGGCCGTGGACATGCAGGCGGGCGTTCTGAAGCTCATCGAATTGGTTGATGACCTGAAAGACCGGTCTGCGGTCTTTCGCAGCCGATGGGACCTTTTCCGGCTTGTGTTCGGTCGAGACCTGCCGCAGTTCGGTGAAGCGTCGGAGGCGGATGCCTGGAGCAACGAGGGCGAAGGGAAAGTGCTCACGCTTCGCGGCGAAGCGGTGAAAAGCCAGGAGGAATGCACTATTTGTAACTGGCTCTTCTATAACGGCGTCGATTACCTCTATGAGCGGGATTATGAGTACGACACCACGACAGCTGACCATCGTCAATACGCCCCCGACTTCTTCTATCCTGCTATCGGCCTTTACCACGAGCATTTCGCGCTAAATGCTCAAGGCAATCCTCCTGCGCACTTCGAGGGCTATCTCGAGGGTGTGCGATGGAAGCGTTCTGAGCACGAGCGCCGCGGAACCCAGCTCATCGAGACGACCTCGCACCAATTGAGACACGGCAAATGGGAGCAGTATCTCGAGCGCGAGCTGACCACGCGGGGAATTATCCTCGACCCGAACCCTGAGCGACTCATCCCTCAAGGAGGCCGCCAGCCCATGCCGGATGTCGAGCTGGTCGTCCTGCTGCGTACGTTTATCAGCCACGTCAAGAACAATTGCCTCTCCACCGATGCCTTGCTCCTCGAGGCGCAGTCTGCGCAAGGTGACTTCTTTCGAAACCGCCACGTGCGGTTCCTTGAACTGGCGGGTCCCATCCTCACTGCATGGGACAGCGCGCTCGCGAAGGAAGGCGGCGTGGATTTCGACGACATGCTCAACATGGCCGCAGCGCATGTCGAGGCAGGCCGATACGATTCTCCTTTCTGCGTTGTCATGGCAGATGAGTTCCAGGACGCGTCGCGCTCGCGCGCGAGACTGTGCCGCGCTCTCGTCTCTCGGCCGGGTCATTTCTTCTTTGCCGTTGGTGATGACTGGCAAGCCATCAACCGCTTCGCCGGTGCCGACGTCACCGTCATGACCCGCTTCAAGGAGTGGTTCGGCCACGGGCAGACGCTGAAGCTCGAAAAGACTTTCCGCTGCCCTCAGGAACTCTGCGACGTTTCAAGTCGATTCGTGAGCAAAAACCCAGCACAGCTGAAGAAACAGGTGCGCTCCGACACGGCGCCGGTGGGCCCAGTGGTGACGGCCGTTCAGGTGAATAAGCGCTACGAGTTGCCAGACGCCATCCATCGATACCTCAAAGAACTGTATCGCGGATTGCGCGACGGGACGATTTCGCCCGGGCGCGACGGCAAGCTCACTGTTTTTGTTCTCGGCCGTTATCGGAACGACAAGCGCTACGTGCCCGAAGGCTGGAGTGTCCGAGGCGGCACCGCGATTCAGGTTACGTTCAGCACGATGCACAGTTCGAAGGGTGCGGAGGCGGACTACGTCATCCTTCCGGCGATGCTAAAGAGAGGGTTCCCAGACCGTCGCACGGACGACCCCGTTCTTGCAATGGCTATGCCGAAGGGCGACACGTATCCGTTAAGCGAAGAGCGACGTCTGTTTTACGTAGCGCTCACACGCGCGCGGCGGTCGGTGGCGATGTTCACCGTCAAGGGCGAGTCGTCACCGTTTCTCGATGAACTGGTCTCTGAGAGCGCAGTAAAGGTGACGACAGTCGATGGTATGGCAATCGAAGAGGTCCGGTGCCCTGCCTGCAATACGGGAGTCATTGTCCCGAGGACGAGCGAATATGGGACATTTCTGGGGTGTTCTGCGTTTCCCCGCTGTCGATACAAGCCGCCAAGGCGAAGGACCGGAGGAGCAACTCCACAGCATATCCGTCCGCTCTAG
- a CDS encoding NAD(P)-dependent oxidoreductase, whose product MKVAFIGVGRMGSRMAARLVAAGHQVRVYDPSQAAVDALVAKGATAAKSPADAAIDAERILLSLPSPKTLRDAVTGSEGVLKTAAEGAIIVDFSTVDPATTKDIAASAAEKKVTFVDSPVSGGVAGAENGKLVLMVGGAADVIEKLKPLFDVLAGRVVHCGDTGAGQLTKLSHNLLTAINTVALGEVLTASVKAGAKLDILCDVLTAGLAGSKMLDYLPKTLFTAERPANFAIDLMHKDIKLCLDEFSNLPMPLGQLVLQTYNAARVKGLGGKDSTSVNEIYEELLGVRLSLPAAQ is encoded by the coding sequence ATGAAGGTTGCATTTATCGGCGTGGGACGCATGGGTAGCCGGATGGCTGCGCGCCTTGTCGCAGCAGGTCATCAGGTTCGGGTGTACGACCCGAGCCAGGCCGCAGTGGATGCACTCGTAGCAAAAGGCGCTACGGCTGCGAAAAGCCCGGCCGACGCGGCAATCGATGCAGAGCGGATTCTCCTTAGCCTGCCCAGTCCGAAGACGCTGCGTGATGCAGTGACCGGCAGCGAAGGCGTTCTCAAAACGGCAGCCGAAGGCGCAATCATCGTCGACTTCAGCACGGTCGACCCGGCAACGACCAAGGACATCGCTGCGTCGGCCGCTGAAAAGAAGGTGACGTTTGTCGATTCGCCTGTCAGCGGCGGCGTCGCTGGCGCGGAGAACGGCAAGCTTGTTCTGATGGTCGGTGGCGCAGCGGATGTGATTGAGAAGCTCAAACCCCTGTTCGACGTCCTCGCGGGCCGCGTGGTCCATTGCGGCGACACGGGCGCTGGGCAGTTGACCAAGCTGAGCCACAACCTGCTTACCGCTATCAACACGGTCGCTCTTGGCGAAGTGCTGACGGCAAGCGTTAAGGCAGGCGCGAAGCTCGACATTCTGTGCGACGTCCTGACCGCAGGTCTCGCCGGCAGCAAGATGCTCGACTACCTGCCGAAGACGCTCTTCACGGCCGAGCGCCCGGCGAATTTCGCCATCGACCTCATGCACAAGGACATCAAGCTGTGCCTGGACGAGTTCTCGAACCTGCCGATGCCTCTCGGTCAACTCGTGCTCCAGACATACAACGCGGCTCGCGTGAAGGGTCTGGGCGGCAAGGATTCCACGAGCGTCAACGAAATCTATGAAGAGCTGCTCGGCGTACGCCTCAGCCTGCCCGCCGCGCAATAA
- a CDS encoding amino acid ABC transporter substrate-binding protein, protein MSYRRFATAVILATAGIIGAAQAHAADTLAKIKSTGEIRLGVRDASVPFSFLDQNQNYVGFSVDLCHKVVDKLKQGIPNLKVTNVPVTSANRIALVNNGNVDIECASTANSLERQKQVGFSVATFVSHTRWLVKANSGIKTAADLKGKTVVYTQGSNALAFAKEISEKDNLDLKFIPAHDHGESMLVLENGRAAAFIEDDILLAAKKADAKDPGAFTFLPESYNTLYYGLMIPKNDPAFKKVVDDALTSLMTSGEFNKIYQKWFVDTIPPRSIKLNFPMSADLKERVKSPSDKVPA, encoded by the coding sequence ATGTCGTACAGACGTTTTGCAACAGCTGTCATCCTCGCAACTGCTGGAATCATCGGGGCAGCCCAAGCCCATGCCGCGGACACGCTGGCCAAAATCAAGAGCACCGGGGAGATTCGATTGGGCGTCCGCGATGCTTCGGTGCCGTTCTCGTTTCTGGACCAGAACCAGAACTACGTTGGCTTCTCGGTTGACCTGTGCCACAAGGTGGTCGATAAGCTGAAGCAAGGTATTCCGAACCTGAAGGTCACCAATGTGCCGGTGACTTCCGCGAATCGCATTGCCCTCGTGAATAACGGCAACGTTGATATCGAGTGTGCCAGTACGGCCAACAGCCTTGAACGACAAAAGCAGGTCGGATTCTCGGTCGCAACGTTCGTCAGCCACACGCGATGGCTGGTCAAGGCGAACTCGGGCATCAAGACCGCAGCAGACCTTAAAGGCAAAACGGTCGTCTACACGCAGGGTTCGAATGCACTCGCTTTCGCGAAGGAAATCAGCGAGAAAGACAATCTGGATTTGAAGTTCATTCCCGCACATGACCACGGCGAGTCGATGCTCGTTCTCGAAAACGGCCGTGCGGCCGCTTTCATCGAAGACGACATCCTTCTGGCTGCCAAGAAGGCCGATGCGAAAGACCCGGGTGCATTCACCTTCCTCCCCGAATCGTATAACACGCTCTACTACGGGCTGATGATTCCGAAGAATGACCCGGCATTCAAAAAGGTCGTCGACGATGCGCTGACCTCTCTTATGACATCGGGCGAGTTCAACAAGATTTACCAGAAGTGGTTTGTGGACACGATTCCGCCGCGCTCCATCAAGCTCAACTTCCCGATGAGCGCTGACCTTAAGGAGCGCGTCAAGTCCCCAAGCGACAAGGTTCCGGCGTAA
- a CDS encoding amino acid ABC transporter ATP-binding protein translates to METKRAPVVELVSLTKRFGSHTVLQDINLKVYAGQKVVICGPSGSGKSTLIRCINGLEDIDAGEVIVRDGNSGNRYEKPADVRRHVGMVFQSFNLFPHYSVLKNCMLAPMKVSRVDKERAREIAMKLLTKVRVANQAEKFPPQLSGGQQQRVAIARALCMSPTVMLFDEPTSALDPEMVKEVLDTMVTLATEGMTMLCVTHEMAFARRVADRIIFVDGGRILVDATPDGFFGDAPHPRVRDFLGQVLSEA, encoded by the coding sequence TTGGAAACCAAACGTGCACCTGTAGTGGAGCTTGTATCGCTCACCAAGCGATTTGGCTCGCACACGGTACTTCAGGACATTAACCTGAAAGTTTATGCTGGCCAGAAGGTAGTCATCTGCGGGCCATCAGGCTCGGGAAAATCGACCTTGATTCGATGCATCAACGGGCTTGAAGACATTGATGCTGGAGAGGTTATCGTCCGCGATGGGAATTCGGGCAACCGGTACGAGAAGCCGGCAGATGTGAGACGGCACGTCGGGATGGTCTTTCAAAGCTTCAACCTGTTTCCTCACTATTCGGTGTTGAAGAACTGCATGCTGGCGCCAATGAAAGTGAGCCGCGTCGACAAGGAGCGTGCGCGCGAAATCGCAATGAAGCTGCTGACCAAGGTACGGGTCGCGAATCAGGCAGAGAAATTCCCTCCTCAACTATCGGGCGGGCAACAACAGCGGGTAGCAATCGCGAGAGCCCTGTGCATGAGTCCAACGGTCATGCTCTTTGACGAGCCAACGTCAGCGCTCGACCCTGAAATGGTCAAGGAGGTGCTTGACACAATGGTGACGCTCGCGACAGAAGGGATGACGATGCTGTGCGTCACTCACGAGATGGCGTTCGCGCGTCGGGTCGCCGACCGCATTATTTTCGTGGACGGAGGAAGGATACTGGTCGATGCGACGCCAGACGGATTCTTTGGAGATGCCCCTCATCCGCGCGTCAGGGACTTTCTCGGTCAGGTTTTGTCCGAAGCCTAG
- a CDS encoding aminotransferase class V-fold PLP-dependent enzyme: MNDHLDHDTLRRYFPAASRMTYLDSAHQTPLGAPIRAEILRFLDEGHETAGPKATWLQKVEAVRSRLAAFVGAASTEIAFTKNTSEGLNAIANAIDFRPGDNVVLVQGDHPNNAYAWLNLRRKGVEVRFIDLQTNVASANSFDAQVDGRTRVISLSHVTFHAGQRHDIESIGDFCRQRGILLVVDAMQSVGVIPVDVKRMGISALAAGCHKGLLTPQGLGFLYVDDDVDALHPAYLATAGLENPPADFIARPDDVALRAGAGRFELGNFNLPGIYGLDASLNLITDVGVTQIEKHVISLGDHLIERLDELGIGLVGPRERRERAHIYVMRMEADWLAYFAGNNVRVSPERDGIRISFGLFNNRDDVDAVYELIRARKVR, encoded by the coding sequence ATGAACGACCACCTCGACCACGACACACTACGACGGTATTTTCCCGCGGCGAGCCGAATGACGTATCTTGATTCGGCGCACCAGACCCCCTTGGGTGCACCGATTCGTGCGGAGATTCTTCGCTTTCTTGATGAAGGCCATGAGACCGCGGGTCCGAAAGCCACATGGTTGCAGAAGGTTGAAGCTGTGCGCTCCAGGCTCGCAGCATTCGTTGGGGCAGCGTCAACGGAAATCGCGTTCACGAAGAACACGTCCGAAGGACTCAACGCCATCGCGAACGCAATTGATTTTCGGCCCGGCGACAATGTCGTACTGGTACAGGGTGACCATCCAAACAACGCGTATGCTTGGCTAAACCTGCGCCGTAAAGGGGTCGAAGTTCGCTTCATCGATTTGCAGACGAATGTTGCCAGTGCGAATTCGTTCGACGCGCAGGTAGATGGCCGGACCAGAGTTATCTCTCTGTCGCACGTGACATTTCACGCAGGTCAACGTCATGATATCGAGTCCATCGGCGACTTCTGCCGTCAGCGCGGAATCCTGCTTGTGGTCGACGCAATGCAATCGGTGGGTGTGATTCCCGTCGACGTTAAACGCATGGGGATATCGGCGCTTGCCGCAGGCTGTCACAAAGGTCTGCTGACGCCACAGGGATTGGGATTTCTCTACGTTGATGACGATGTCGATGCGTTGCATCCTGCCTATCTGGCAACGGCCGGATTGGAGAATCCACCAGCTGACTTTATCGCACGACCGGACGATGTAGCGCTTCGGGCCGGTGCGGGACGCTTCGAACTGGGCAACTTCAATCTACCGGGCATCTATGGGCTAGATGCATCGCTGAATCTGATAACCGACGTAGGCGTCACGCAAATCGAGAAGCACGTCATTTCTCTCGGCGACCATCTGATTGAGCGCCTCGACGAACTGGGTATCGGTCTTGTAGGCCCTCGCGAGAGACGCGAACGCGCCCACATCTATGTGATGCGCATGGAGGCCGACTGGCTCGCTTACTTTGCTGGAAACAATGTCCGCGTTTCGCCCGAACGGGACGGCATTCGCATTTCGTTTGGTCTCTTTAACAACCGGGACGATGTTGATGCGGTCTACGAGCTCATCAGGGCGCGTAAGGTTCGCTGA